In Topomyia yanbarensis strain Yona2022 chromosome 2, ASM3024719v1, whole genome shotgun sequence, one DNA window encodes the following:
- the LOC131685599 gene encoding zinc finger protein ZFP2 isoform X2 produces the protein MCTKSLSCPLCCQTNFPNIDALRISLLKATSRPLKCPICADQLLGLDKLTIHLFGHSILGQEENRTAAVERKKSTITNSLKSVRKPKREPTAAAAGVSKNPYPQEVQLSNIAKCDICGDEFQDQSFLKLHTSVFHEFPSTPSGSPTILQEPSVKVDEPNDFFPCNMCPKVFRMKGSLKIHMRVVHLGCPKKSSTDSSCSSDSATMTVTSTTTAPVYQCYDSMQCNTESNVQTISPHPPPLVPQHQPTLTIATPNGQSQIIKIIDPLHLTEFIYVANQQQQVMERAITNASPPSVPSPGGSSDVPSPSQPSPQSLGTGSDGNKQWECDVCLKSFTTKYFLKKHKRLHTGEMPYSCQICGKSFTFQQSYHKHLLYHSDEKPHICTICGRAFKELSTLHNHERIHSGEKPFSCETCGKCFRQRVSYLVHRRIHTNTQPYKCTACDKSFRYKVSQRTHKCPAQPPGTVVRQTGDLLQKLLQSSAILPNLHDPANAMSDSDQPPSIESNDHSQEIKSEDFINRTLDELLKESYDKMGIGNQSTSYEQNQALFDSMDQQQHEQQDVVDYDGETLEAIDSIKLDLLYN, from the exons TCTGTGCAGACCAGTTGCTAGGGCTGGACAAATTGACGATTCATCTTTTCGGTCACTCGATTCTCGGGCAGGAAGAAAATCGTACCGCAGCAgtggaaagaaaaaaatctacAATTACGAACTCATTGAAAAGTGTTAGAAAACCCAAGAGGGAACCTACCGCAGCAGCAGCAGGTGTCAGCAAGAATCCTTACCCTCAAGAGGTGCAACTGAGTAACATTGCTAAGTGCGACATTTGCGGAGATGAATTTCAAGATCAGAGTTTTCTGAAATTGCACACTTCGGTGTTTCACGAGTTCCCCAGTACGCCAAGCGGAAGTCCAACGATTTTACAGGAACCCAGTGTGAAGGTAGATGAACCaaacgatttttttccgtgcaacATGTGTCCCAAGGTTTTCCGGATGAAAGGAtcacttaaaatccatatgcGAGTTGTACACCTAGGATGCCCGAAGAAGAGTTCAACGGATAGTAGCTGTAGTAGTGATAGCGCTACTATGACGGTCACAAGCACTACTACAGCGCCTGTTTACCAGTGTTATGACTCAATGCAATGCAATACTGAAAGTAATgttcaaacaatctcaccgcaTCCCCCACCTCTAGTGCCTCAGCACCAACCGACTCTCACGATCGCAACTCCCAACGGACAATCGCAGATAATCAAAATTATAGATCCCCTACATCTAACCGAATTCATATACGTTGCGAACCAACAGCAACAAGTTATGGAACGTGCTATTACAAATGCCAGTCCACCGAGCGTACCATCGCCAGGTGGCAGTTCGGATGTTCCTTCTCCTTCACAACCTTCACCCCAGTCGCTAGGGACGGGATCGGATGGCAACAAGCAATGGGAATGCGATGTCTGCCTGAAAAGCTTCACGACCAAGTACTTCCTCAAAAAGCACAAGCGGCTACATACAG GAGAAATGCCGTattcttgtcaaatttgtggCAAATCGTTTACCTTCCAACAATCGTATCACAAACATCTGCTGTACCATAGCGACGAGAAACCGCACATTTGTACGATCTGTGGTCGGGCATTCAAAGAACTATCTACACTACATAATCACGAGCGGATTCACAGCGGAGAAAAACCGTTCTCTTGCGAAACTTGCG GCAAGTGCTTTCGACAGCGCGTTTCCTATCTGGTCCATAGACGAATCCACACTAACACACAACCATACAAGTGCACGGCATGTGACAAGAGTTTCCGCTACAAGGTCTCCCAGCGAACGCACAAATGTCCGGCACAACCGCCCGGCACTGTGGTTCGACAAACGGGTGATCTGCTGCAGAAACTTTTACAATCCTCGGCGATTCTTCCAAACTTGCACGATCCAGCGAACGCGATGAGCGACTCGGATCAACCACCATCGATCGAAAGTAACGATCATTCGCAGGAGATCAAGTCTGAAGATTTCATCAACCGTACCTTGGATGAACTGCTGAAGGAATCGTACGACAAGATGGGAATCGGGAATCAATCAACCAGCTATGAGCAGAATCAGGCGCTTTTCGATTCAATGGATCAGCAGCAACACGAACAACAG GACGTAGTCGATTACGATGGGGAGACCTTGGAGGCAATCGATTCCATTAAGCTGGATTTGTTGTATAATTAA
- the LOC131685599 gene encoding zinc finger protein 721 isoform X1 has translation MCTKSLSCPLCCQTNFPNIDALRISLLKATSRPLKCPICADQLLGLDKLTIHLFGHSILGQEENRTAAVERKKSTITNSLKSVRKPKREPTAAAAGVSKNPYPQEVQLSNIAKCDICGDEFQDQSFLKLHTSVFHEFPSTPSGSPTILQEPSVKVDEPNDFFPCNMCPKVFRMKGSLKIHMRVVHLGCPKKSSTDSSCSSDSATMTVTSTTTAPVYQCYDSMQCNTESNVQTISPHPPPLVPQHQPTLTIATPNGQSQIIKIIDPLHLTEFIYVANQQQQVMERAITNASPPSVPSPGGSSDVPSPSQPSPQSLGTGSDGNKQWECDVCLKSFTTKYFLKKHKRLHTGEMPYSCQICGKSFTFQQSYHKHLLYHSDEKPHICTICGRAFKELSTLHNHERIHSGEKPFSCETCGKCFRQRVSYLVHRRIHTNTQPYKCTACDKSFRYKVSQRTHKCPAQPPGTVVRQTGDLLQKLLQSSAILPNLHDPANAMSDSDQPPSIESNDHSQEIKSEDFINRTLDELLKESYDKMGIGNQSTSYEQNQALFDSMDQQQHEQQVQMQSSSPSESNIVPRIESLCLLSPNPQDVVDYDGETLEAIDSIKLDLLYN, from the exons TCTGTGCAGACCAGTTGCTAGGGCTGGACAAATTGACGATTCATCTTTTCGGTCACTCGATTCTCGGGCAGGAAGAAAATCGTACCGCAGCAgtggaaagaaaaaaatctacAATTACGAACTCATTGAAAAGTGTTAGAAAACCCAAGAGGGAACCTACCGCAGCAGCAGCAGGTGTCAGCAAGAATCCTTACCCTCAAGAGGTGCAACTGAGTAACATTGCTAAGTGCGACATTTGCGGAGATGAATTTCAAGATCAGAGTTTTCTGAAATTGCACACTTCGGTGTTTCACGAGTTCCCCAGTACGCCAAGCGGAAGTCCAACGATTTTACAGGAACCCAGTGTGAAGGTAGATGAACCaaacgatttttttccgtgcaacATGTGTCCCAAGGTTTTCCGGATGAAAGGAtcacttaaaatccatatgcGAGTTGTACACCTAGGATGCCCGAAGAAGAGTTCAACGGATAGTAGCTGTAGTAGTGATAGCGCTACTATGACGGTCACAAGCACTACTACAGCGCCTGTTTACCAGTGTTATGACTCAATGCAATGCAATACTGAAAGTAATgttcaaacaatctcaccgcaTCCCCCACCTCTAGTGCCTCAGCACCAACCGACTCTCACGATCGCAACTCCCAACGGACAATCGCAGATAATCAAAATTATAGATCCCCTACATCTAACCGAATTCATATACGTTGCGAACCAACAGCAACAAGTTATGGAACGTGCTATTACAAATGCCAGTCCACCGAGCGTACCATCGCCAGGTGGCAGTTCGGATGTTCCTTCTCCTTCACAACCTTCACCCCAGTCGCTAGGGACGGGATCGGATGGCAACAAGCAATGGGAATGCGATGTCTGCCTGAAAAGCTTCACGACCAAGTACTTCCTCAAAAAGCACAAGCGGCTACATACAG GAGAAATGCCGTattcttgtcaaatttgtggCAAATCGTTTACCTTCCAACAATCGTATCACAAACATCTGCTGTACCATAGCGACGAGAAACCGCACATTTGTACGATCTGTGGTCGGGCATTCAAAGAACTATCTACACTACATAATCACGAGCGGATTCACAGCGGAGAAAAACCGTTCTCTTGCGAAACTTGCG GCAAGTGCTTTCGACAGCGCGTTTCCTATCTGGTCCATAGACGAATCCACACTAACACACAACCATACAAGTGCACGGCATGTGACAAGAGTTTCCGCTACAAGGTCTCCCAGCGAACGCACAAATGTCCGGCACAACCGCCCGGCACTGTGGTTCGACAAACGGGTGATCTGCTGCAGAAACTTTTACAATCCTCGGCGATTCTTCCAAACTTGCACGATCCAGCGAACGCGATGAGCGACTCGGATCAACCACCATCGATCGAAAGTAACGATCATTCGCAGGAGATCAAGTCTGAAGATTTCATCAACCGTACCTTGGATGAACTGCTGAAGGAATCGTACGACAAGATGGGAATCGGGAATCAATCAACCAGCTATGAGCAGAATCAGGCGCTTTTCGATTCAATGGATCAGCAGCAACACGAACAACAGGTACAGATGCAGTCGAGTAGCCCCAGCGAGAGTAATATTGTACCGCGTATTGAAAGCCTGTGCTTACTCTCTCCTAATCCACAGGACGTAGTCGATTACGATGGGGAGACCTTGGAGGCAATCGATTCCATTAAGCTGGATTTGTTGTATAATTAA
- the LOC131681045 gene encoding uncharacterized protein K02A2.6-like, with translation MADDGSELNGQNGVDPPGLLNQRQQLNQQINPAPAAHQQQQFFAPVVTTHQQQQPFIPVSAAQQQLFTNIPPHQSQPQVSNDMLMQIMQMMQQTIAQSQQQFAQSQLQHQQLMAQLVQRQQQSDEQQQQFFRTIASSINVQVPPNPEQILDSLASNIKEFRYEIESNATFAVWYSRYDDLFEKDAARLDDEAKVRLLMRKLGLAEHERYVSFILPKFPKHFSFAQTVDKLKSLFGAKESVISRRYRCLQIAKNPTEDHVAFACRVNKACVEFELGKLTEEQFKCLVYVCGLKSENDVEIRTRLLTKIEDNNDVTLEQLSEECQRLYNLKHDSAMIESAAPYNQVQAIQKFGGKRLGERDRESPQLSSSATGRKPSYPCWLCGALHFVRDCSYDNHKCSDCGQVGHREGYCDSAKSRKPGSRRKKRDVSAKVVVVDVCSVEQRRRFVSVGLSGTDIRLQLDTASDITVISRESWQKLGSPALLPATVKAKTASGNILPLDGEFECDVTIGESTRRDLIRVTEKQLHLLGSDLVESFNL, from the coding sequence ATGGCTGATGACGGTAGTGAGTTGAACGGACAAAATGGTGTTGACCCCCCAGGACTGTTAAATCAACGGCAGCAGTTGAATCAGCAGATTAATCCCGCACCAGCGGcccaccagcagcagcaattTTTCGCTCCCGTTGTGACTACACACCAGCAACAGCAGCCGTTCATTCCCGTTTCTGCAGCTCAGCAGCAGCTGTTTACAAACATTCCGCCCCACCAATCGCAACCCCAGGTCAGTAATGATATGCTCATGCAAATAATGCAGATGATGCAACAGACGATTGCTCAAAGCCAACAGCAGTTTGCTCAAAGCCAGCTCCAACACCAACAGCTTATGGCTCAGCTGGTACAGCGGCAGCAACAGTCCGACGAGCAGCAACAACAGTTTTTTCGTACTATTGCATCGTCAATAAACGTGCAAGTACCACCGAACCCGGAACAGATCCTTGACTCCTTGGCAAGCAATATCAAGGAATTCCGGTACGAGATCGAGAGTAATGCCACTTTCGCAGTGTGGTACTCTAGATACGACGATCTTTTCGAGAAGGATGCTGCTAGGCTGGATGACGAGGCAAAAGTTCGTCTCCTAATGCGAAAGTTGGGTTTAGCAGAGCATGAGAGGTACGTAAGCTTCATTTTACCAAAGTTTCCCAAGCATTTTAGTTTCGCACAGACAGTTGACAAGCTGAAGAGCCTGTTTGGAGCGAAAGAGTCGGTTATCAGTCGTCGATACCGATGTCTGCAAATCGCGAAGAATCCTACTGAGGATCATGTGGCGTTCGCGTGTAGGGTAAACAAGGCTTGCGTAGAATTTGAACTGGGAAAGCTCACGGAAGAACAGTTCAAATGCTTAGTATACGTGTGTGGTCTGAAATCGGAGAATGACGTCGAGATTCGTACCCGTCTCCTTACAAAAATTGAGGACAACAACGACGTTACATTGGAGCAGCTCTCCGAGGAGTGTCAGCGTCTGTACAACCTCAAACACGACAGTGCGATGATTGAGTCTGCAGCACCATACAACCAAGTGCAAGCGATACAGAAGTTTGGTGGGAAGCGATTAGGCGAGCGTGACCGAGAGTCACCACAACTGTCTTCGAGTGCTACCGGAAGGAAGCCAAGTTATCCTTGTTGGCTTTGCGGTGCATTACATTTCGTCCGAGACTGTAGTTACGACAATCATAAGTGCTCCGATTGCGGCCAAGTCGGACATCGTGAAGGATACTGCGACAGTGCAAAGTCTCGGAAACCTGGAAGCAGACGTAAGAAGCGAGACGTCTCAGCCAAAGTGGTGGTGGTCGACGTATGCAGCGTGGAGCAGCGACGCAGATTTGTATCTGTTGGCCTATCTGGAACGGATATTCGACTGCAACTTGACACTGCATCTGACATCACTGTCATCAGCAGGGAGAGTTGGCAGAAACTCGGTAGCCCTGCGCTTTTGCCAGCAACAGTCAAAGCGAAGACAGCATCTGGTAACATTTTGCCACTCGATGGGGAATTCGAGTGTGACGTCACAATCGGAGAAAGTACACGACGTGATCTGATCCGTGTTACCGAGAAACAACTACATCTACTCGGTTCCGATTTAGTCGAGAGTTTCAACCTTTGA
- the LOC131685600 gene encoding uncharacterized protein K02A2.6-like has translation MDTFCCHVSGSPAAPAALQSIFPNVFTDQLGLCSKTKVKLELKKSVRPVFCPKRPVAYAMYDAVDQELDRLENLNIITPVEYSEWAAPIVVVRKANGSIRICGDYSTGLNAALQPNQYPLPLPDDIFAKLTNCKVFSQIDLSDAFLQVEVDEQYRKLLTINTHRGLYSYNRLPPGVKIAPGAFQQLIDTMLAGLQCTCGYLDDVIVGGKTEEDHDRNLRAVLKRIQDFGFTIRVDKCTFRKQQVQYVGHIVDSRGLRPDPAKIEVISKLPPPTDVSGVRSFLGAINYYGKFVPNMRKLRYPLDNLLKDDAKFQWTDECQRAFEHFKQILSSDLLLTHYDPKREIIVSADASSVGLGATISHKFPDGTIKVVQHASRALTKAEQGYSQPDREGLAIVFAVTKFHKMLFGRHFRLKTDHQPLLRIFGSKKGIPVYTANRLQRFALNLLLYDFDIEYVPTHKFGDADLLSRLINQHVKPDEDYIIASINLEEDLRSVVSHTVKALPLNFRAVAQSTQADPLLRKVYHHIQHGWPQSEHSESDIQRFHARQESLSVVDGCIMFAERLVIPSLHRKRCLEQLHCGHPGMQRMKALARSYVYWPSLDADIVNFVKACQHCAAVVRSPPHSSPVPWPKQTAPWQRVHVDYAGPIEGEYYLIAVDSFSKWPEIIQTSRITSAATISILGGLFARLGMPVTLVSDNGTQFTSAEFADFCASNGIEHLTTAPFHPQSNGQAERFVDTFKRAVTKIREGRGSIQQALDIFLLTYRSTPNRALPDQKSPSEVMFGRKIRTCLELLRPPTVRTPVAPSNDHTKPRFFSRNDSVYAKLYGRNGWKWAPGTIIEKIGDVMYNVWVDDRRMLRSHINQLRSRLAVDSIPKQPANQATSRQYSLPLDILLGAWNLPNQSSGTPAPSLVASGSELSPVSSSEHTLLGSVPALASSTPQQEVSAFPSTSSTSTTSTSTEFESAIEVESVVNLPRRSSRTRRPPNRFDPYHLY, from the coding sequence ATGGACACCTTCTGCTGTCACGTGTCAGGCTCTCCTGCGGCACCCGCTGCACTGCAATCGATTTTTCCAAACGTGTTCACCGATCAGCTCGgtttgtgcagcaaaactaaAGTGAAGTTGGAGCTGAAAAAAAGTGTTCGACCCGTCTTCTGCCCTAAGCGCCCGGTTGCGTACGCGATGTATGATGCCGTTGACCAGGAACTCGACCGACTGGAAAATTTGAATATCATCACCCCAGTCGAATATTCGGAGTGGGCTGCTCCGATCGTTGTCGTCCGTAAAGCCAATGGTTCCATTCGAATTTGTGGAGACTATTCCACGGGGCTTAACGCTGCGCTCCAACCAAATCAGTATCCACTTCCCCTACCGGACGATATCTTCGCCAAGCTGACTAACTGTAAGGTGTTCAGCCAAATCGATTTGTCCGACGCTTTCTTGCAGGTGGAAGTCGACGAACAGTACCGTAAGTTGCTAACCATCAATACGCATCGTGGCCTCTACTCCTACAACCGCCTCCCGCCAGGTGTGAAGATCGCACCTGGTGCCTTCCAGCAGCTCATCGACACAATGCTAGCCGGTCTGCAGTGCACGTGTGGCTACCTCGATGACGTCATCGTCGGCGGAAAAACTGAAGAAGACCACGATCGCAATTTGCGGGCTGTTCTAAAACGAATTCAGGATTTCGGGTTCACCATTCGAGTCGATAAATGCACCTTCCGCAAGCAGCAAGTGCAGTATGTGGGTCATATCGTCGACAGTCGCGGATTACGTCCAGATCCGGCCAAAATCGAAGTGATATCCAAGCTGCCGCCTCCAACCGATGTATCTGGTGTGCGATCATTTTTGGGGGCTATCAACTACTACGGCAAGTTTGTTCCCAATATGCGCAAGTTACGATATCCGCTGGACAACCTTCTCAAGGACGATGCGAAGTTCCAGTGGACTGATGAGTGCCAGAGAGCGTTCGAGCACTTCAAACAAATACTCTCCTCGGATCTACTTCTCACACATTATGATCCGAAGCGGGAGATCATTGTCTCTGCCGACGCTTCTTCCGTTGGGCTCGGGGCAACGATTAGCCACAAGTTCCCCGACGGCACAATCAAAGTCGTCCAACATGCTTCCAGAGCACTCACAAAAGCTGAACAAGGCTACAGCCAACCGGATCGTGAAGGTTTAGCTATCGTCTTCGCCGTCACGAAGTTTCACAAAATGCTCTTCGGACGACACTTTCGTTTGAAAACCGACCACCAGCCTTTGCTCCGTATCTTTGGTTCTAAAAAGGGAATACCGGTCTACACAGCCAACCGCCTCCAACGATTTGCGCTCAATCTACTGCTCTACGATTTTGACATCGAGTACGTGCCCACCCACAAGTTCGGCGACGCAGACTTACTCTCGAGGTTGATCAACCAGCACGTCAAACCCGATGAGGACTATATCATCGCCAGCATCAACCTGGAAGAGGACCTCAGGTCGGTAGTATCTCATACAGTTAAAGCTTTGCCTCTCAATTTCAGAGCCGTCGCACAAAGCACCCAAGCAGATCCACTGCTCCGAAAAGTCTACCATCACATTCAGCACGGTTGGCCGCAATCTGAACATTCAGAATCCGACATCCAGCGATTCCATGCCAGACAGGAATCACTCTCCGTGGTAGATGGGTGCATCATGTTTGCCGAACGGCTCGTCATCCCGTCGCTCCATCGCAAGCGATGCCTCGAACAGCTCCATTGTGGCCATCCTGGTATGCAGCGTATGAAGGCCCTCGCTCGAAGCTACGTGTATTGGCCCAGTTTGGATGCTGACATCGTCAACTTCGTCAAGGCATGCCAACACTGTGCGGCCGTAGTCAGGTCACCTCCTCACTCTTCACCGGTGCCGTGGCCCAAGCAGACCGCTCCGTGGCAGCGCGTCCACGTGGATTATGCCGGTCCAATCGAAGGCGAATATTACCTGATCGCCGTCGACTCCTTCTCCAAGTGGCCAGAAATCATTCAAACGTCCCGTATAACCTCGGCGGCAACCATCAGCATTCTCGGTGGGTTGTTTGCTCGGTTGGGTATGCCTGTTACACTAGTCAGCGACAACGGAACCCAATTCACGAGCGCTGAATTCGCAGATTTCTGCGCCTCAAACGGCATCGAACACCTCACAACTGCTCCGTTTCATCCACAATCAAATGGCCAAGCTGAACGATTTGTTGACACGTTCAAAAGGGCTGTTACAAAAATTCGAGAGGGGAGAGGATCGATACAGCAAGCGTTAGACATATTCCTGTTAACGTACCGAAGTACACCCAACCGGGCACTGCCAGACCAAAAGTCGCCGTCCGAGGTCATGTTTGGTCGCAAAATACGCACCTGTCTCGAGCTACTACGTCCCCCAACGGTACGAACTCCAGTGGCACCGTCGAACGATCACACAAAACCGAGGTTCTTCAGCCGGAACGATTCGGTTTACGCTAAGCTTTATGGCCGTAACGGTTGGAAGTGGGCTCCTGGAACTATCATCGAAAAAATAGGAGACGTGATGTATAACGTATGGGTCGATGATCGCCGAATGCTGCGTTCCCATATCAACCAACTCCGGAGTCGCCTAGCTGTCGACTCGATACCAAAGCAACCTGCCAATCAAGCCACCTCTCGTCAGTATTCGTTACCGCTCGACATCCTGTTGGGTGCCTGGAATCTACCAAATCAATCTTCTGGCACGCCAGCACCGTCCCTTGTTGCGAGCGGATCTGAATTATCACCTGTCTCCAGTTCCGAGCATACCTTGCTAGGTTCAGTGCCGGCGCTTGCGTCGTCTACACCACAGCAGGAAGTCTCGGCTTTCCCATCAACGTCATCGACATCAACAACATCAACATCAACTGAATTCGAATCCGCCATCGAAGTCGAATCCGTGGTAAATCTACCTAGACGTTCTTCACGAACCCGAAGACCGCCGAACAGGTTTGATCCGTACCACCTTTATTAA